The genomic segment AAAATGTCGAGCAGCGAGGAAGTTGACAAAACCAAGATCAACGATTTCCTCACAACCCTCGATGGCTTGTCGATCGTCGGTGTGCGGGTGAAGCCGGCGGGCCTCTCACAAAATTTGGAAAAATTGAGTGAAGGCGTGATGCTTACGCAGGCGGATGTGATGTCTTTGCAGAGCAAGGGTTATTATTTCACGCCCAACGGCCAGTTACTTTCGAATGAAGGCGAGCTGGAAGCGTTAACGAAAGATGGGGTGAAATATACGCTGCGTTTTGGAGAGATCGTTTACGGCCAGGGCGAGGCCGTGAGCGCCGGCACAGAAACCAGCGAAGCAGATAGAGCCCAGGGACCAGGCGAGAATCGCTATTTGTTCATCACGACGAGCTTCGAGCCCAAGCAATTGCCGCCCGAGCCGAAAAAACCGCGCAACACTGATTTTCTCACGAAAGCGGACAGTCTGTGGACCGACGCCGATCGTGAGAACAAGAAGATTCATGACGAATATGAAGCCTGGCAAAAGAATATCGAAAAAGGACGAAATCTTTCCAATGAATTGAATGCGCGTTTTGCCAAATGGTATTATGTGATTTCGGCCGCAAGTTTTGATAAGCTGCATCTGCAACGCAGGGACTTGGTGAAGGCCAAAGCGGCGAAGACAAGTTAAGCGCATTGCGCCGGCGTGCAAGCGCATTGCGATGATAGATACGCAAGGTTTTCATGCAATGCTTTCGCCCGCAGAGTTGAGATTTTGCTGAATATTTTGCTTTTAAATTTCAGCGAAATTCGCGATTCTGTGGGCGAATTTGTTTAAGAACGTGGCGCTGCACAATATCGTCAATCCTGATGAGTTTTGGCATTCAATCTCGATAATGTTCAATGATTGCTGATTTTGATTGTCGAATTTCACTAGGCAAGATAAAAACGCATATGCCGCATGATGAAGGCAGGTTATCACGAAAAGGAGATTGCAATGGAGAATTACACGAACATTCTCGTCGAAATCAAAAATAAAATCGCTTATCTCACCCTGAACCGCCCGGACAAGCTCAACGCATTGAACTGGAAAACCATGCAGGAACTGCAGCATGCCCTGGCTGCGGTGAAAGATGATGCGACGGTCGGCGGCGTGATTTTGACCGGCGCCGGCGAGAAAGCCTTTGCCGCGGGTGCGGATATCGGTGAACTGGCGCAACAAACACCGGTGAGCGCCAAAGAATTCTCGTTGCAGAGTCAGGAGATTCTGCGCTTCGTGGAGCATTTTCCCAAGCCGATCATCGCTGCGGTGAACGGTTTTTGCCTCGGCGGCGGCAGTGAGTTGGCGCTCGCGTGTCACATGCGGGTCGCCTCGGAAAAAGCAAAATTTGGCCAGCCCGAGGTCAATCTTGGCATCATGTGCGGCAACGGCGGCACGCAGCGTTTGCCGCGACTCATCGGCAAGGGCCGCGCGATTGAGCTGTTGCTCACCGGCAACATGATTGACGCGCATGAAGCTTATCGTCTTGGCTGGGTGAATCATGTTACCCCGCCGGATCAACTGATCGCCAAGTGTGAAGAAATTCTGCAAACCGTGCTCAAGAAAGGCCCGGTCGCCATCAAGCTCACACTCGAAGCGGTGATGCACGGCCTGGAAATGCCGCAAGCAGAAGGTGTGCAGCTCGAATCGAATCTCTTCGGCATGTGTTTTTCGACAGAAGACATGAAGGAAGGGACAAAAGCTTTTCTGGAAAAGCGCCCGCCAAATTTTCAAGGCAGGTAGTGGAATTTATGGCAATAAGTGATTTGCACGCCAGCTACCGCTGCATCAATAAATGTGAAGGCGAATACGCCCTCGATGAAATTATTTATCGCTGCCCGAAATGTCACGACCTGCTCGAAGTGATTCACGATTTGCAGCCGCTGGCGAAGCAGAGCGGGCATGAGTGGAAGGCTATTTTCGAACAACGTTATCAACTGCGCGCCGGAATTGCAGCTTCCGGTGTTTGGGCAAAGCAAGAATGGGTGCATCCGCATTTAGATGAGCACAATCTTGTTTCATTGGGTGAAGGTAATTCGCATTTGTTGAAGGCAGAACGTTTAGGCAGGCATCTCCAGCTTGATCATCTTTACCTCAAGCAATGCGGCAACAGCCATACCGGTTCCTTCAAAGATCTAGGTATGACGGTGCTGGTTTCACAAGTCCGGCAGATGATCGCACGCGGCCGCAGAATCAAAGCGGTGATTTGCGCATCTACGGGCGACACTTCTGCGGCCCTCGCGGCCTATTGTGCTGCCGCCCATATTCCTGCGGTTGTGCTTCTGCCCGCCGACAAAATCAGCCCGGTACAATTGATTCAACCCATCGCTCACGGCGCGTTGACGCTGGCGCTCGAAACGGATTTCGACGGTTGCATGCGCCTGGTGCAGCAGCTTGCCGAACAAGCGGATATCTATCTTGCGAATTCCATGAATTCATTGCGCCTGGAGGGACAGAAAGCCGTCGCGTTTGAAATTGTACAACAACTCAACTGGCGTGTGCCGGATTGGGTGATCGTGCCGGGCGGCAATCTTGGCAATGTTTCCGCGCTGGGCAAAGGGTTTCTCATGATGCGCGCACTGGGCGTGATTGACCGTTTGCCGCGGCTGGTGTGCGCGCAAGCGGAACATGCGAATCCCCTTTATGAAAGTTTTCAGAAAAATTTTCGCGAGTTTAAAGCAAAGCCGGCGCAGGCAACACTCGCGAGCGCAATTCAAATCGGCGCTCCCGTGAGTTATAAAAAAGCCATCAGCATTTTGCGAGAGTTCGACGGCGTTGTTGAGCAAGCGAGCGAGCATGAATTGGCGAATGCCGCTGCGCTCGCGGATCGGTGCGGGCTGTTTGTTTGCCCGCAAACCGGCGTTGCGCTCGCCGCGCTGGCCAAGATGGCGGCGCGCCGGGAAATCAAACAGTCCGACAATGTCGTGGTTATTTCAACAGCCAACGGTTTGAAATTCGCCGATTTTAAAATTGCGTATCATCAACAAGCAATCAAGGATATTGCCTTTCATTATGCCAATCGCGTGCAGGCCTTATCGGCAGATATTCAGAAAGTAAATGATGCGATCAAAGCGTTTGCGTCAAGTGTAATCAAATGATGGGTTACTCATACAGCCCGCTTCCCGCATAGCTTTTGACTTGCCGTGTTCGTTCCCACATTAAATAAACGTGTCTCATTTCTTCAACTCCGGCGCATTGCGCCATCGCAATTACCGCATATTTTTTACCGGCCAATTCATTTCATTCGTCGGCACATGGATGCAGGGCACAGCCCAGAGCTGGCTGGTTTACGAATTGACGCGTTCTGCGGTTTGGCTCGGCCTGGTCAGCTTTCTCGGCACGTTGCCGTTATCCCTTTTTGCGCTGGTGGGCGGCAGCGTGGCCGATCGTGTGAATCGCCGCCGCCTGATTTTAGCCACCTACACGGCGACGATGTTGATTGCCGCCTTGTTTGCCGCGTTGATTTGGTTGCATGCGATCGAGATTCATTTAGTCGCGCTACTCGTGTTTTTAAGCGGGCTGGTCAACGCGTTTGATATTCCCGCGCGGCAGGCGTTGCTC from the Cytophagia bacterium CHB2 genome contains:
- the thrC gene encoding threonine synthase, which codes for MAISDLHASYRCINKCEGEYALDEIIYRCPKCHDLLEVIHDLQPLAKQSGHEWKAIFEQRYQLRAGIAASGVWAKQEWVHPHLDEHNLVSLGEGNSHLLKAERLGRHLQLDHLYLKQCGNSHTGSFKDLGMTVLVSQVRQMIARGRRIKAVICASTGDTSAALAAYCAAAHIPAVVLLPADKISPVQLIQPIAHGALTLALETDFDGCMRLVQQLAEQADIYLANSMNSLRLEGQKAVAFEIVQQLNWRVPDWVIVPGGNLGNVSALGKGFLMMRALGVIDRLPRLVCAQAEHANPLYESFQKNFREFKAKPAQATLASAIQIGAPVSYKKAISILREFDGVVEQASEHELANAAALADRCGLFVCPQTGVALAALAKMAARREIKQSDNVVVISTANGLKFADFKIAYHQQAIKDIAFHYANRVQALSADIQKVNDAIKAFASSVIK